One stretch of Chitinophaga pendula DNA includes these proteins:
- the ureA gene encoding urease subunit gamma — MHLTPREQEKLLLHLAGELAEKRKARGLKLNYPEAIALISSRLMEAARDGRSVADLMQYGATILTREDVMEGIPEMIHEVQIEAIFPDGSKLVTVHDPIR, encoded by the coding sequence ATGCACCTGACACCAAGGGAACAGGAAAAACTATTGCTACACCTGGCTGGTGAGTTAGCCGAAAAACGAAAGGCCAGAGGACTGAAACTTAACTATCCGGAAGCTATCGCCCTCATCAGCAGCCGGCTGATGGAAGCCGCCCGCGACGGCCGCAGCGTGGCTGACCTGATGCAATATGGCGCTACCATCCTCACCCGCGAAGATGTCATGGAGGGCATCCCGGAAATGATCCATGAAGTGCAGATAGAAGCCATCTTCCCCGACGGAAGTAAACTCGTCACCGTACACGATCCGATACGATAA
- the ureB gene encoding urease subunit beta has translation MIPGEYLLRHEDIVANQGRPTIRLKAVNTGDRPIQIGSHCHFFEVNRMMAFDRSQAYGMRLNVPSGNAVRFEPGEEKEVELVALGGARRVIGINNLVDGETNAHNKALSLEKAKAGNFKNELP, from the coding sequence ATGATACCAGGAGAATACCTGCTCAGACATGAAGATATCGTGGCCAACCAAGGCCGGCCTACCATACGCCTGAAAGCTGTCAACACCGGCGACAGACCCATACAGATAGGCTCCCATTGCCACTTCTTTGAAGTCAACCGGATGATGGCATTCGATCGCAGCCAGGCCTACGGCATGCGCCTCAATGTGCCCTCCGGCAATGCCGTCCGCTTCGAACCGGGCGAAGAAAAAGAAGTAGAACTCGTAGCACTGGGAGGCGCCCGCCGCGTAATAGGCATCAATAACCTCGTAGATGGAGAAACAAATGCCCACAACAAAGCCCTCAGCCTCGAAAAGGCCAAAGCGGGCAACTTTAAAAACGAACTGCCATGA